From the Methanofastidiosum sp. genome, the window GGGAAGTTTACTAATGAAATATGTGTGAAGTTGCCCCATGATATTTGTATCTAGGTATGAGCTTCTTTGTGTCGCTATACCCACGCCAATACCAAACTTTCTACCCCTTCTAGTTAAGGTCTCAATTATTTTTTTACTCTCTTTTTGAGAGTCCCTAGAGGGAGTTTGAGGTATAAACTCATCTGCCTCATCGAAAACAAATACCACGTTAGGTTCAATTATTCCCTTCTTTCTTCTCTCTTCGTAAAGGTAATCCCCCATCTCTTTTGAAAGTCTTCTGATTTGGTCTTGGTCATATGATGTAATTATATACAATCCTTTTTTCTTCTGTTGTAATTTATCTATAAATTGTCTTTTTGTCATTTTTAAATCGTCAATTAAAACAATCTCTGATTTAGATGTGGCCCTTCTAAATTCTGACTTAATGTTGTTAATATAGGAGTTTAGATACTTATTCGAATAAACTATTTTATCCAAATGATTTTTTTGTGTCAAATCATTTTTTTTCTGTAAATTTCTATCTAATGCTGGATCTTCAAATATAATCGAATCCATTATCTCTTTTGCAGTTTCCTTTGTAAGCATTTGTCTACCGTACTTTCCTACAATTTTCTCTTTGATATCCTCCATGCTATTTTGGATATTCCGACTTCTGGAACCTTTCATTATCCTTTCTTCCCATATCTCTGACAGGAATTCTTGAACTGTGACATCTTCAGGCGCCATTATTTTAATTCTACCTGAATCTAATAATTTTTCTACAGGATTAATAAATGTTCCAATCTTACTCCTCAATCCTTTAGGTAAAAGAAGATTTTTCAAAAATAATCTTGTAGCAGGGCTTTTGGCGTTCTTTTTATCTGAAATAGTTTTATTATTGATGTATTCTATAACTGGACCTGGT encodes:
- a CDS encoding ATP-binding protein; translation: GSLEKDPSCFPIGYLTRDDKVQVYLRMEDLLKTHFGVFGFTGVGKSNLISTIISKLLNKAESNIKIVLFDLMDEYTGLLLDLLMDQNLDANIIYYGEKSLPGPVIEYINNKTISDKKNAKSPATRLFLKNLLLPKGLRSKIGTFINPVEKLLDSGRIKIMAPEDVTVQEFLSEIWEERIMKGSRSRNIQNSMEDIKEKIVGKYGRQMLTKETAKEIMDSIIFEDPALDRNLQKKNDLTQKNHLDKIVYSNKYLNSYINNIKSEFRRATSKSEIVLIDDLKMTKRQFIDKLQQKKKGLYIITSYDQDQIRRLSKEMGDYLYEERRKKGIIEPNVVFVFDEADEFIPQTPSRDSQKESKKIIETLTRRGRKFGIGVGIATQRSSYLDTNIMGQLHTYFISKLPREYDRKVVGDAFSLSENEFIQTFKFSKGQWLLVSHDALGIDSVALPIKTENAEDRIVRNLELIK